The segment ATACCCGGCGTAATCGCGGCCAGTACGCACAGCGCGACCGCGATACCGGTGCTGATAAGGGCAATATTGTCCGGGGAAGCGCCCTTAATGCGGGAGCCGACGCCGGTGCCCAGGATCGATCCCACGCCCGCGGCCGCACCGAGCGCACCCAGCGCGGCGAGGGCAACAAATCCGGTGAGTGTGCTTTGGATGTAGAACACCATGAAAAAGGTGAGGAACCCGCCGAGGAATTTTTGTGAAGCCTGCGAGCGCAACGCGGTGGTGATATCCGTGCCGAGCAAGAACCGGCCCTTCGCCACGCCACCGGGGCGCTTGGTGAGGTTGATCTTGCCTTCGCCCTCGTCCGTATCGACATGGCTTGGCAGTTTGAGCGAGATCCATGCGCCGACGAGGAATACGAGCAGAGTGAAGACGAGCTCGGCGTTGAAGCCGAGCGTTGCGTCAGCCGTCGTACCGGCCTGCGTCGCAGGCTGCGCGGGCTCGAACCAGTTGAACAGTTTGATCAGCCCGGCGCCGATCCCGCCGATGACACCGGCGGTAACCATCCCGAAGACGGTCATCCGGGAGTTGGCTGTCACCAGCGGCATCTTGTCCGGTAGCACTCGGGGTACGACGGCGCCGCGCAGTACGCCGTACGCCCGGGAGAAGACCAGACACAACAGCGCGCACACGTAGAGCATCACCATCGAGCCGGAGTAGGCAACGAGCAAGTAACACAGCAGCGCGCGGAAGGCGAACGTGCCGGCCAGGGCCCAGCGACGGCCGCGGTCGATCCGATCGAGCAACGGCCCGATGACGGGGGCGATTACCGCGAACGGGGCGACCGTGACGAGGAGGTAGAGCGCGACGTTGCCGCGCTGCTGCTCGCCCGGTGCGGCAAAGAACAGCGAAGCTGCCAGCCACACCGCGATCAGAGCATCGCCGGCCATCGAGGTCGCGTTGGACCACAGCAAGGTGCGCAGGCCACTTTTTTCGGCGCCGTCGGCGCGGCTTGCCGCGTCGATCCGGTGGACCGTCTTACGGGTGAGCTCCTTCGTGCGCGTCGCGGCGACCCGGGTCAGTGAGACCTTCGGCTCGGACGTTTCGCGCGTGTCGCTCGGCTGCGCGATGGGTTCGTGACCGCGCCCATGGGTGGGCGGCGAGGACGGGCCAGGCGGCGCCGACCTCGGTGGGTGCCGCTGCTCGCGGTGTCCGCCGCTCGAACCGCGTCCAGCGCCGTTCGCAGGAGGAAAACCAGGAAGAGTCACCCTTACATCCTGCCTTAGAAACGACGTCGTCGTGCGACGGACAACGCGATGCGCGATGATAGAGAGGTGAATGCAACAGAGGTCCGTTCCGAGACGACCAGCCCACAGGCAGCCAAGGCGCCGACTGAGACGCACGCACCGGTAAGTCCCGATGCGGTGCTTGCGCGCGCGGTTGACGTCGCACGTGCGGCGTTGCTTGAGGATGTCGCCGACGACACTAAGGTCGGTGCCCATCTGGGAGCGGTCGGCGAACCCTCCGCGTCTGGCGCGGTCGTCACGCACAACTTCACCGCAAACCTCGAGGGGTACGTCGGCTGGCACTGGGCGATCAGCCTGACGCGCGCCGAGGACAGTGAGCACGTCACCATCTGCGAGTCGGTGCTGCTGCCCGGTGACGGCGCAATTACCACGGCGCCATGGGTGCCGTGGAGCGAACGGCTGCGGGCCGAGGACGTGCACCCAGGGGACGTCGTACGGTCCGACCCCGACGACGACCGGCTGGCGCCGGCCTATCTGCAGAGCGATGACCCGGCTGTCGAGGAGACCGCGTACGA is part of the Antricoccus suffuscus genome and harbors:
- a CDS encoding MFS transporter, translated to MTLPGFPPANGAGRGSSGGHREQRHPPRSAPPGPSSPPTHGRGHEPIAQPSDTRETSEPKVSLTRVAATRTKELTRKTVHRIDAASRADGAEKSGLRTLLWSNATSMAGDALIAVWLAASLFFAAPGEQQRGNVALYLLVTVAPFAVIAPVIGPLLDRIDRGRRWALAGTFAFRALLCYLLVAYSGSMVMLYVCALLCLVFSRAYGVLRGAVVPRVLPDKMPLVTANSRMTVFGMVTAGVIGGIGAGLIKLFNWFEPAQPATQAGTTADATLGFNAELVFTLLVFLVGAWISLKLPSHVDTDEGEGKINLTKRPGGVAKGRFLLGTDITTALRSQASQKFLGGFLTFFMVFYIQSTLTGFVALAALGALGAAAGVGSILGTGVGSRIKGASPDNIALISTGIAVALCVLAAITPGIALSIVVALLAAIASALGKVALDAIIQREVPPSFASSAFSRSETVLQLAWVFGGAVGIILPAHAGMLWLGWTVAAAVLVITFALTLISRHRAHQLGPLQAGISDRPPIRLRVSWPFNKSASKKSQADVTTDDSASGGPAPGGGVAGPHPSSPRAHPAANNGQSDGARPSSSGRPSTAEWQSAPAPASPTRPLPDFQRLPTPKNDPRRGPHR